One window of Oncorhynchus kisutch isolate 150728-3 linkage group LG25, Okis_V2, whole genome shotgun sequence genomic DNA carries:
- the LOC116357446 gene encoding exportin-5-like: MGSPKVLEPSSAHKVGEKKMKDQFKKLITGTVGKALGQQFKKEVHIRNLPSLLKKPKLEKRDIVEPSETGSLAALFSPTQDNI; encoded by the exons ATGGGCTCCCCCAAAG TGCTGGAGCCCAGCTCTGCCCACAAGGTGGGAGAGAAGAAGATGAAGGACCAGTTCAAGAAGCTCATCACTGGCACTGTGGGG aaAGCTCTGGGCCAGCAGTTTAAAAAGGAGGTACATATCAGAAATCTCCCATCTCTCTTAAAGAAGCCCAAGCTGGAGAAAAGGGACATTGTGGAGCCCAGTGAGACTGGATCTCTAGCAGCTCTCTTCTCCCCAACACAGGACAACATCTAG